A region from the Oceanidesulfovibrio marinus genome encodes:
- a CDS encoding hydrogenase iron-sulfur subunit, whose protein sequence is MPPLAGKELRIVGFLCNWCSYGGADTAGVGRFSQPTDLRIIRVPCSGRIDPLFILRTFMNGADGVLVSGCHPRDCHYSEGNLYARRRLEILQRLMPFIGIEPERFSYTWVSASEGQRWQKVVGTFTDEIHAIGPAKPFGVSMEQLEKQMAGVLASPENAGAEKQEVERAAS, encoded by the coding sequence ATGCCCCCCCTTGCTGGAAAAGAGCTTCGAATAGTCGGCTTCCTGTGCAACTGGTGCTCGTACGGCGGCGCGGACACGGCAGGCGTGGGCCGGTTTTCCCAGCCCACGGACCTGCGCATCATCCGGGTCCCCTGCTCCGGCCGTATCGATCCGCTGTTCATCCTGCGGACGTTCATGAACGGGGCCGACGGCGTACTGGTCTCGGGCTGCCACCCGCGTGACTGCCATTACTCCGAGGGCAACCTCTATGCCCGCCGCCGGCTGGAAATCCTCCAGCGGCTGATGCCCTTCATCGGCATCGAGCCGGAGCGGTTCTCCTACACCTGGGTCTCGGCCTCGGAAGGCCAGCGCTGGCAGAAGGTTGTCGGCACCTTCACCGACGAGATCCACGCCATCGGACCGGCCAAGCCCTTCGGCGTCTCCATGGAGCAGCTGGAGAAGCAGATGGCCGGCGTGCTGGCCAGCCCCGAGAACGCAGGCGCAGAGAAGCAGGAGGTGGAACGTGCCGCATCTTGA
- a CDS encoding 4Fe-4S dicluster domain-containing protein → MPHLDELKSAIKERLPELDFVIGWGRGFDPIHATPLFMRTEADVDKLEWGPLNVHNTATYLPSLRGKKVGVVVKGCDSRSVVQLMQENLIDREDLVIFGMPCTGVVDLTKIKNAVGDLGMVRDVQISGDTITVTAGGKEHALALADVLNNKCTVCQYHNAVLSDVFVGEPIEPSVPEDQVYADILEFEEQTPAERMAFWESQMNRCIRCYACRNACPMCVCRDHCVAQSRDPNWLSQRHDVGEKMMFQLIHAMHLAGRCTECGECERACPVDIPLVRLKKKINKEIKELFDYQAGIDPEATPPLLAFKVEEQNIREREW, encoded by the coding sequence GTGCCGCATCTTGATGAACTCAAATCCGCCATCAAAGAGCGCCTGCCGGAGCTGGACTTCGTTATCGGCTGGGGCCGCGGGTTCGATCCCATTCACGCCACCCCGCTGTTCATGCGGACAGAGGCCGACGTGGACAAGCTGGAGTGGGGTCCCCTGAACGTGCACAACACCGCCACCTACCTGCCCAGCCTGCGCGGCAAGAAGGTGGGCGTGGTGGTCAAGGGCTGCGACAGCCGCTCCGTGGTCCAGCTGATGCAGGAAAACCTCATCGATCGCGAGGACCTCGTGATCTTCGGCATGCCCTGCACCGGCGTGGTCGATCTCACCAAAATCAAGAACGCCGTGGGCGACCTCGGCATGGTCCGCGACGTGCAGATCTCCGGCGACACCATCACGGTGACGGCCGGCGGGAAGGAGCACGCCCTGGCCCTGGCCGACGTGCTCAACAACAAGTGCACGGTCTGCCAGTACCACAACGCCGTGCTCTCCGACGTCTTTGTGGGCGAGCCCATCGAGCCCAGCGTGCCCGAGGACCAGGTCTACGCCGACATCCTGGAGTTCGAAGAGCAGACCCCGGCCGAGCGCATGGCCTTCTGGGAATCGCAGATGAATCGCTGCATCCGCTGCTACGCCTGCCGCAACGCCTGCCCCATGTGCGTGTGCCGCGACCACTGCGTGGCCCAGAGCCGCGATCCCAACTGGCTCTCCCAGCGCCACGACGTGGGCGAGAAGATGATGTTCCAGCTCATCCACGCCATGCACCTGGCCGGCCGCTGCACCGAGTGCGGCGAGTGCGAACGCGCCTGCCCGGTGGACATCCCCCTCGTGCGCCTGAAAAAGAAGATCAACAAGGAAATCAAGGAGCTCTTCGACTATCAGGCCGGCATCGACCCCGAAGCCACGCCGCCGCTGCTCGCCTTCAAGGTGGAGGAGCAGAACATCCGAGAGAGGGAGTGGTAA
- a CDS encoding 4Fe-4S dicluster domain-containing protein, with translation MNSKYIPADKLTAWLDGLAADNRVLVPVVENGSIVFRPREAGSDTPLELEKQATVPPKNAVFPASEPLLTFSYQKHEDEPEKVDVSVQPTINAQPTVVFGCRPCDARGFTIFDNVYGADIYYESRREKTAFISQVCKETANTCFCHWTGEGPADSRGSDVLAVPVDAGYVLEPVTEKGEGLLTSSLLADASKEQQDAAAQMKKDAREQLGEAVDVSEARGALLALFDNMEFWEDVSAKCISCGACTYLCPTCYCFNITDETCGSQGHRVRSWDNCMSYLFTLEGSGHNPRPTKAHRLKNRVGHKFSYYPGLHDGLIACCGCGRCIKSCPVSVDIREIVQRAIETAAAETKAS, from the coding sequence ATGAATTCCAAATACATTCCCGCAGACAAGCTCACCGCCTGGCTCGACGGGCTCGCCGCGGACAACCGCGTGCTGGTTCCGGTGGTGGAGAACGGCTCCATCGTCTTCCGCCCGCGCGAGGCCGGCTCCGATACGCCGCTGGAGCTCGAAAAGCAGGCCACGGTGCCGCCCAAGAACGCGGTCTTCCCGGCCAGCGAGCCCCTGCTTACCTTCAGCTACCAGAAGCACGAGGACGAGCCCGAGAAGGTGGACGTGAGCGTGCAGCCCACCATCAACGCCCAGCCCACCGTGGTCTTTGGCTGCCGCCCCTGCGACGCACGCGGCTTCACCATCTTCGACAACGTCTACGGCGCCGACATCTATTACGAATCCCGGCGCGAGAAGACGGCCTTCATCTCCCAGGTCTGCAAGGAAACCGCCAACACCTGCTTCTGCCACTGGACAGGCGAAGGCCCGGCGGATTCCCGCGGCAGCGACGTGCTCGCCGTGCCCGTGGACGCGGGCTATGTGCTCGAACCCGTTACGGAAAAGGGCGAAGGCCTGCTGACCTCCTCCCTGCTCGCCGACGCATCCAAAGAGCAGCAGGACGCCGCGGCCCAGATGAAGAAGGACGCCCGCGAACAGCTCGGCGAGGCCGTGGACGTGAGCGAGGCCCGCGGAGCCCTGCTGGCGCTCTTCGACAACATGGAGTTCTGGGAGGACGTCTCGGCCAAGTGCATCAGCTGCGGGGCCTGCACCTACCTCTGCCCCACCTGCTACTGCTTCAACATCACGGACGAGACCTGCGGCTCGCAGGGCCACCGCGTGCGCTCCTGGGACAACTGCATGTCCTACCTCTTCACCCTGGAGGGCAGCGGCCACAACCCCAGGCCCACCAAGGCCCACCGCCTGAAGAACCGCGTCGGTCACAAGTTCAGCTACTACCCCGGCCTGCATGACGGGCTCATCGCCTGTTGCGGCTGCGGCCGGTGCATCAAGAGCTGTCCGGTCAGCGTGGACATCCGCGAGATCGTCCAGCGCGCCATCGAGACCGCTGCCGCAGAAACCAAGGCCAGTTAG
- a CDS encoding acyl-CoA dehydratase activase gives MFAGIDIGSRSIELILLEDGGVVRSGRLPTTFDPAAQCRTLLDGVRPKRLVATGYGRSLMEKLAGELAPGLDVQTVTEIKAHALGAHHRFPEARTVLDIGGQDTKAIALLPGGKVGKFEMNDRCAAGTGKFLEYTAGVFQIPVEEFGTYALQGDAAPDITSMCTVFAETEATSLMAQGEKPQNIALGLHEAIVKRTANMLSRVGLQFPVVFAGGVAHNPCVRELLSRKLNARLGEELLVSDDPDMNGALGAALWAARQS, from the coding sequence CTGTTCGCGGGCATCGATATCGGCTCGCGCTCCATAGAGCTTATTCTGCTCGAAGACGGCGGGGTCGTTCGCAGCGGGCGTCTGCCCACCACGTTCGACCCCGCCGCCCAATGCCGCACGCTGCTGGACGGTGTGCGGCCGAAGCGGCTGGTGGCCACGGGCTACGGCCGCAGCCTGATGGAGAAGCTGGCCGGGGAGCTGGCTCCCGGTCTGGACGTGCAGACCGTCACCGAGATCAAGGCCCACGCCCTGGGGGCGCATCACCGTTTTCCCGAGGCGCGCACCGTGCTGGACATCGGCGGGCAGGACACCAAGGCCATCGCCCTGCTGCCCGGCGGCAAGGTGGGGAAGTTCGAGATGAACGACCGCTGCGCGGCCGGCACGGGCAAGTTCCTGGAGTACACGGCCGGGGTGTTCCAGATTCCGGTGGAGGAGTTCGGGACCTACGCCCTGCAAGGCGATGCCGCGCCGGACATCACCAGCATGTGCACGGTCTTTGCGGAGACCGAGGCCACCTCGCTGATGGCGCAGGGGGAGAAGCCGCAGAACATCGCCCTGGGCCTGCACGAGGCCATTGTCAAACGCACCGCGAACATGCTCTCGCGGGTGGGCTTGCAGTTCCCGGTGGTGTTTGCCGGCGGCGTTGCCCACAATCCCTGCGTGCGGGAGCTGCTCTCCAGAAAGCTGAACGCCCGCCTGGGCGAGGAGCTGCTCGTCTCGGACGATCCGGACATGAACGGCGCCTTGGGCGCAGCGCTCTGGGCTGCGCGGCAGAGCTAG
- a CDS encoding CoB--CoM heterodisulfide reductase iron-sulfur subunit A family protein, with amino-acid sequence MKIGVFVCHCGSNIAGTVDTEKVAAAARKLPGVAFATDTMYACSEPGQEGIVEAVKEHGLDGVVVASCTPRMHEATFRRTVERAGLNRYMFEMANIREHVSWIGKDMDANTNKAAELVAMAVAKLREDRLLFPKKFDINKRVMVLGGGVAGIQAALDCADGGLDVVLVEKTTTIGGKMAKLDKTFPTVDCSSCILGPKMVDIAQHPNITLYAASEVDDVSGYVGNFKVAIRKKQTYVDWDLCTGCGQCMEKCPSKKTPDAFNEFIGPTTAINIPFPQAIPKKASINAEACIMLTKGKCGACAKVCPVEAIRFDQQEEIVHEEVGAIVAATGYDLFDHSKYPEYGGGRIPDVITSMQYERMLSASGPTGGHIKRPSNGEEPKNVVFIQCVGSRDKSVDRPYCSGFCCMYTAKQTILTKDHIPDSQSYVFYMDIRSPGKNYDEFTRRAMEQYGARYIRGRVAQVYEKGDTLIVRGADTLTGTSIEVEADLVVLAVGAESAKGAAQLAEKLRISYDTYGFYMESHPKLKPVETNTAGVFLAGCCQGPKDIPSSVGQGSAAAAKVLAMFSKDQLESDPQISQVDIKRCIGCGKCMSTCPFGAIKEIDFRGQKKAEVIETVCQGCGLCTATCPQGAIQLQHFTDNQILAEVTSLCPPLLEKSFE; translated from the coding sequence ATGAAAATCGGAGTCTTCGTTTGCCACTGCGGCTCGAACATCGCCGGCACCGTGGATACCGAAAAGGTCGCAGCCGCGGCGCGCAAGCTGCCCGGCGTGGCCTTTGCCACCGACACCATGTACGCCTGTTCGGAGCCCGGTCAGGAAGGCATTGTCGAGGCCGTCAAGGAGCACGGTCTGGACGGCGTCGTGGTGGCGAGCTGCACCCCCCGCATGCACGAGGCCACCTTCCGCCGCACGGTGGAGCGCGCCGGCCTGAACCGCTATATGTTCGAAATGGCCAACATCCGCGAGCACGTCTCCTGGATTGGCAAGGATATGGACGCGAACACGAACAAAGCCGCCGAGCTGGTAGCCATGGCCGTTGCCAAGCTGCGCGAGGACCGGCTCCTGTTCCCCAAAAAGTTCGACATCAACAAGCGCGTGATGGTCCTGGGCGGCGGCGTGGCCGGCATCCAGGCCGCGCTGGACTGCGCTGACGGCGGTCTCGACGTCGTGCTCGTGGAAAAGACCACGACCATCGGCGGCAAGATGGCCAAGCTGGACAAGACCTTCCCCACGGTGGACTGCTCCAGCTGTATTCTGGGCCCCAAGATGGTGGACATCGCCCAGCACCCCAACATCACGCTCTACGCCGCGTCCGAAGTGGACGACGTTTCCGGCTACGTGGGCAACTTCAAGGTCGCCATCCGCAAGAAGCAGACGTACGTGGACTGGGACCTCTGCACGGGCTGCGGCCAGTGCATGGAGAAGTGTCCCAGCAAGAAGACGCCGGACGCGTTCAACGAGTTCATCGGCCCGACCACGGCCATCAACATCCCGTTCCCGCAGGCCATTCCCAAGAAGGCGTCCATCAACGCCGAGGCGTGCATCATGCTCACCAAGGGCAAGTGCGGGGCCTGCGCCAAGGTCTGTCCGGTGGAAGCCATCCGCTTCGACCAGCAGGAAGAGATCGTGCACGAGGAAGTGGGCGCCATTGTCGCGGCCACGGGCTACGACCTCTTTGACCACAGCAAGTACCCCGAGTACGGCGGCGGCCGCATCCCGGACGTGATCACCTCGATGCAGTACGAGCGGATGCTCTCGGCCTCCGGCCCCACGGGCGGCCACATCAAGCGGCCCTCCAACGGCGAGGAGCCCAAGAACGTGGTCTTCATCCAGTGTGTGGGCTCGCGCGACAAGTCCGTGGATCGGCCCTACTGCTCGGGCTTCTGCTGCATGTACACGGCCAAGCAGACCATCCTGACCAAGGACCACATCCCGGACTCCCAGTCCTACGTCTTTTATATGGACATCCGCTCGCCGGGCAAGAACTACGACGAGTTCACCCGCCGGGCCATGGAGCAGTACGGGGCGCGGTACATCCGCGGCCGCGTGGCCCAGGTGTACGAGAAGGGCGACACCCTCATCGTGCGCGGCGCCGACACCCTGACCGGCACCTCCATCGAGGTGGAGGCGGACCTGGTGGTCCTGGCCGTGGGCGCGGAATCCGCCAAGGGCGCGGCCCAGCTGGCCGAGAAGCTGCGCATCTCCTACGACACCTACGGCTTCTACATGGAGAGCCACCCCAAGCTGAAGCCGGTGGAGACCAACACGGCCGGCGTGTTCCTGGCCGGCTGTTGCCAGGGTCCCAAGGACATCCCGTCCTCGGTGGGCCAGGGCAGCGCCGCGGCGGCCAAGGTTCTGGCCATGTTCTCCAAGGATCAGCTGGAGAGCGATCCCCAGATCTCCCAGGTGGATATCAAGCGCTGCATCGGCTGCGGCAAGTGCATGAGCACCTGCCCCTTTGGCGCGATCAAGGAAATCGATTTCCGCGGCCAGAAAAAGGCCGAGGTCATCGAGACCGTGTGCCAGGGCTGCGGCCTGTGTACGGCCACGTGCCCACAAGGCGCCATCCAGCTGCAGCACTTCACCGATAACCAGATTCTCGCAGAGGTTACTTCGCTATGCCCCCCCTTGCTGGAAAAGAGCTTCGAATAG
- a CDS encoding ferritin-like domain-containing protein: protein MKFFKANEVAQAAVEIERKGQAFYRNVANAASAQAARDLFTFMAGEEAKHEAIFQALKNRLGEIEMPAYSNANEYQEYLEALIDSHALFSGGIAERLASEASDMVTAVNIALAFEKDTLLFFLEMKELVPDSEKPMVQKCIEEERSHMRMLHGLLKD, encoded by the coding sequence ATGAAGTTCTTCAAAGCCAACGAGGTGGCCCAGGCCGCCGTGGAAATAGAACGAAAAGGCCAGGCCTTCTACCGCAACGTGGCCAATGCCGCCTCGGCACAGGCCGCCCGTGATCTCTTCACCTTCATGGCCGGCGAAGAGGCCAAGCACGAGGCGATCTTCCAGGCCCTCAAAAACCGCCTCGGCGAAATCGAAATGCCGGCCTACTCCAATGCCAATGAGTACCAGGAGTACCTCGAAGCGCTCATCGACTCACACGCCCTGTTCAGCGGCGGCATCGCAGAACGCCTGGCCTCCGAAGCCAGCGACATGGTCACCGCCGTGAACATCGCCCTCGCCTTCGAAAAAGATACACTGCTCTTCTTCCTGGAAATGAAAGAACTCGTCCCGGACTCCGAAAAACCCATGGTCCAGAAATGCATCGAGGAAGAACGCTCCCACATGCGCATGCTCCACGGGCTTTTGAAGGACTAG
- a CDS encoding glutaredoxin family protein, which produces MSKPLLFALSTCMHCAKVKELLISLGVDFDTLYVDRLAGEDRNERMRELKGYNPAISFPTLVIGDEVVVGHKEQKIREILLGE; this is translated from the coding sequence ATGTCCAAGCCCCTGCTTTTCGCACTCAGCACGTGCATGCACTGCGCAAAGGTCAAGGAACTGCTCATCTCCCTGGGCGTCGATTTCGACACCCTGTACGTAGACCGCCTGGCCGGCGAGGATCGCAACGAAAGGATGCGCGAGCTCAAAGGCTATAACCCGGCGATATCCTTCCCCACGCTCGTTATCGGGGACGAAGTGGTCGTCGGGCACAAGGAGCAGAAAATCCGCGAGATCCTGCTCGGGGAGTAG
- the nadB gene encoding L-aspartate oxidase — translation MSRTRHLAHALVIGSGIAGASCALNIADQGFEVILLTTGPRLDDGNTVYAQGGIVYTGQEDSPALLMRDIKKAGCYHSYDKAVRYLATKGAGAVERVLMDRIGVRFATQGMDKDEEYDLTREGGHSIHRVLHCADYTGRAIMERLILAVEAHPNIRVLSRRTAVDLITSQHHARSLTNRYQRLNQCLGAYVFNESAQHMETVLAEFTVLATGGMGRIFLHSTNARCARGSGLTMAHRAGARLMNVEYVQFHPTALYHKSRRRFLITEAMRGEGALLRNGSGERFVLRYDPRGELAPRDVVSRAIVDEMHRSGDPCVFLDCSEMTCDLTQRFPTIHKKCLELGLDITRDQIPVVPAAHYQCGGVVCDSYGRTDINGLYAVGECSCTGLHGANRLASTSLLEGVLWGESAGVHIAKQLSHRRAAIRRLLDDIADWSEPAIPEEPDPALLAQDWGVIQSTMWNYVGITRTRQRLKRAVEELRSLYGNLTEFYKRTPLSKPLVDIFHSSYAAYIVANSALRNPESKGCHYME, via the coding sequence ATGTCGAGAACGCGACACCTCGCCCACGCCCTTGTCATCGGCTCCGGCATCGCCGGCGCGTCCTGCGCACTGAACATCGCGGACCAGGGCTTCGAGGTCATCCTGCTGACCACGGGCCCGCGGCTTGACGACGGCAACACGGTCTACGCCCAGGGCGGCATCGTCTATACCGGGCAGGAGGACTCCCCGGCGCTGCTCATGCGGGACATCAAGAAGGCCGGCTGCTACCACTCCTACGACAAGGCCGTCCGCTACCTGGCCACCAAGGGCGCAGGCGCCGTGGAGCGCGTGCTCATGGACCGCATCGGCGTGCGCTTCGCCACCCAGGGTATGGACAAAGACGAGGAGTACGACCTGACGCGCGAAGGCGGCCACAGCATCCACCGGGTGCTGCACTGCGCCGACTACACGGGCCGGGCCATCATGGAGCGCCTCATCCTGGCCGTGGAGGCGCACCCCAATATCCGCGTCCTCAGCCGGCGCACGGCCGTGGATCTCATCACCAGCCAGCACCACGCGCGATCCCTGACCAACCGCTACCAGCGGCTGAACCAGTGCCTCGGCGCGTACGTGTTCAACGAGTCGGCCCAACACATGGAGACCGTGCTCGCAGAGTTCACCGTGCTGGCCACCGGCGGCATGGGCCGCATATTCCTGCACTCCACCAACGCGCGTTGTGCGCGCGGCTCCGGCCTGACCATGGCCCACCGCGCCGGCGCCCGGCTGATGAACGTGGAGTACGTCCAGTTCCATCCCACGGCGCTGTACCACAAGAGCCGCCGCCGCTTCCTCATCACCGAGGCCATGCGCGGCGAAGGGGCGCTGCTGCGCAACGGGTCGGGCGAGCGCTTCGTGCTGCGCTACGATCCCCGCGGCGAGCTGGCCCCGCGCGACGTGGTCTCCCGCGCCATTGTGGACGAGATGCACCGCTCCGGCGACCCCTGCGTCTTTCTGGATTGCAGCGAGATGACCTGCGACCTGACGCAGCGCTTCCCCACCATCCACAAGAAATGTCTGGAGCTCGGGCTGGATATTACCCGCGACCAGATCCCGGTGGTTCCGGCCGCGCACTACCAGTGCGGCGGCGTTGTCTGCGACTCGTACGGCCGCACCGACATCAACGGGCTCTACGCCGTGGGCGAGTGCAGTTGCACCGGCCTGCACGGAGCCAACCGGCTGGCCAGCACCTCGCTGCTGGAGGGTGTGCTCTGGGGCGAGTCCGCCGGCGTGCACATTGCCAAACAGCTCTCCCACAGGCGCGCTGCCATACGCAGGCTGCTGGATGACATCGCGGACTGGAGCGAGCCGGCAATCCCCGAAGAGCCGGACCCGGCCCTGCTGGCGCAGGACTGGGGCGTAATCCAGAGCACCATGTGGAACTACGTGGGCATAACCCGCACCCGGCAACGGCTGAAACGGGCCGTGGAAGAGCTGCGCAGCCTCTACGGCAATCTCACCGAGTTCTACAAGCGCACGCCGTTGTCCAAGCCGCTCGTGGACATCTTCCACAGCAGCTACGCCGCCTACATCGTGGCGAACAGCGCCTTGCGCAATCCGGAAAGCAAAGGCTGCCACTATATGGAGTGA
- a CDS encoding double-cubane-cluster-containing anaerobic reductase, with the protein MAESAYKEMWEKLNLDIDAHEGLLEVLGKFYGDIYLSQQGRLQGAEYLDFVLSEVHGLRIKELQDAKAQGRKIIGSFCVFVPEELTLAADAVHVGLCSGADAGTEMAETMVPRNTCALIKSFVGFKLAKICPFTESCDVVVGETTCDGKKKAYEAFAEHVNMYIMEVPQQKNACDHDLLRAEMKRYMEELEKLTGKTIGVDDIKKGIAIANGKRKAIQGLNALRKADPAPISGRDALLINQISFYDDPVRFTAKINELCDEIEARIEKGEGVAPKGTPRLLLAGCPMAVPNWKLPYIVEGSGAVVVGEESCIGSRNIRDLVDEDATAKATTVDELLDLLTDRYMKIDCACFTPNDERLDNIADMAEELGAQGVIHYALLFCQPYSHEAFKVDKTLQAKGVPMLAIETDYGMEDVEQLKTRIEAFVETLES; encoded by the coding sequence ATGGCGGAATCGGCATACAAGGAGATGTGGGAGAAGCTGAACCTCGACATCGATGCGCACGAGGGCCTGCTTGAGGTCCTGGGCAAGTTCTACGGCGACATCTACCTGTCCCAGCAAGGGCGTCTGCAAGGCGCCGAGTACCTGGACTTCGTGCTCTCCGAGGTGCACGGCCTGCGCATAAAAGAGCTGCAGGACGCCAAGGCCCAGGGGCGTAAGATCATCGGCAGCTTCTGCGTGTTCGTGCCCGAGGAGCTGACCCTGGCAGCCGACGCCGTGCATGTGGGGTTGTGCTCCGGCGCCGATGCCGGCACCGAGATGGCCGAGACCATGGTGCCGCGCAACACCTGCGCGCTGATCAAATCCTTCGTGGGTTTCAAGCTTGCCAAGATCTGCCCGTTTACGGAAAGCTGCGACGTCGTCGTGGGCGAGACCACCTGCGACGGCAAGAAGAAGGCGTACGAGGCCTTTGCCGAGCACGTGAACATGTATATTATGGAGGTGCCGCAGCAGAAGAACGCCTGCGACCACGACTTGTTGCGCGCCGAGATGAAGCGCTACATGGAGGAGCTGGAGAAGCTCACCGGCAAGACCATCGGCGTGGACGACATCAAGAAGGGCATTGCCATCGCCAACGGCAAGCGCAAGGCCATCCAGGGGCTCAACGCCCTGCGCAAGGCCGATCCCGCGCCCATCTCCGGCCGCGACGCCCTGCTCATCAACCAGATCAGCTTCTACGACGACCCGGTGCGCTTCACCGCCAAGATCAACGAGCTCTGCGACGAGATTGAAGCGCGCATCGAGAAGGGCGAGGGCGTTGCGCCCAAGGGCACGCCACGGCTCCTGCTCGCCGGCTGTCCCATGGCCGTGCCCAACTGGAAGCTGCCCTACATTGTGGAAGGCTCCGGCGCCGTTGTGGTGGGCGAGGAGTCGTGCATCGGCAGCCGCAACATCCGCGACCTGGTGGACGAGGACGCGACAGCCAAGGCCACCACGGTGGACGAGCTGTTGGACCTGCTGACCGACCGCTACATGAAGATCGACTGCGCCTGCTTCACGCCCAACGACGAGCGCCTGGACAACATCGCGGACATGGCCGAGGAGCTGGGCGCACAGGGCGTGATCCACTACGCGCTGCTGTTCTGCCAGCCCTACTCCCACGAAGCCTTCAAGGTGGACAAAACCCTGCAGGCCAAGGGCGTGCCCATGCTGGCTATCGAGACCGACTACGGCATGGAGGACGTGGAGCAGCTCAAGACGCGCATCGAAGCCTTTGTGGAGACGCTGGAATCGTGA
- a CDS encoding FAD/NAD(P)-binding protein — MTNMPEKNLYLPEIATIQEVIQETPNIKTFRVILDDEEKMREFTYEPGQVGQLSVFGVGESTFVINSPPTRKEYLQFSVMRVGELTSKLHQLSAGDKIGVRAPLGNYFPYESMKGKNIVFIGGGIGMAPLRTLMLFMLDNRADYGDISLLYGARSPQDMAFQYELPEWLERKDLNTVLTIDNPSEGWEHTVGLIPNVLLEMEPSAENTVAVTCGPPIMIKFTMQALKKLKFEDTQIITTLEKRMKCGVGICGRCNIGDKYVCVDGPVFTAAELGELPNEL, encoded by the coding sequence ATGACGAACATGCCTGAGAAAAACCTGTATCTCCCGGAGATCGCCACCATTCAGGAGGTCATCCAGGAGACCCCGAATATCAAAACCTTCCGCGTGATCCTCGACGACGAGGAAAAAATGCGGGAGTTCACCTACGAGCCCGGACAGGTCGGACAGCTCTCCGTCTTCGGCGTGGGCGAGTCCACCTTTGTCATCAACTCGCCGCCAACCCGCAAAGAGTACCTCCAGTTCAGCGTCATGCGCGTGGGCGAGCTCACCAGCAAGCTCCACCAGCTCTCGGCCGGCGACAAGATCGGCGTGCGCGCCCCCCTGGGCAACTACTTCCCCTACGAGTCCATGAAAGGGAAGAACATCGTCTTCATCGGCGGCGGCATCGGCATGGCCCCCTTGCGCACCCTCATGCTCTTCATGCTCGACAACCGCGCCGACTACGGCGACATCTCCCTGCTCTACGGCGCGCGCAGCCCGCAGGACATGGCCTTCCAGTACGAGCTGCCCGAATGGCTGGAGCGCAAGGACCTCAATACCGTGCTCACCATTGACAACCCGTCCGAAGGCTGGGAGCACACCGTGGGACTCATCCCCAACGTGCTCCTGGAAATGGAGCCCAGCGCCGAGAACACCGTGGCCGTCACCTGCGGCCCGCCCATCATGATCAAGTTCACCATGCAGGCGCTCAAAAAGCTCAAGTTCGAGGACACCCAGATCATCACCACCCTGGAAAAACGCATGAAATGCGGCGTGGGCATCTGTGGCCGCTGCAACATCGGCGACAAGTATGTCTGTGTGGACGGCCCTGTCTTCACCGCGGCCGAGCTGGGCGAACTTCCCAACGAGCTGTAA